A window from Peptococcaceae bacterium 1198_IL3148 encodes these proteins:
- a CDS encoding alpha/beta-type small acid-soluble spore protein, protein MAQFTDQEKLLPRTVLRDLKYEVANEIGVAPIVEKRGWGGTSSRDCGRVGGKMGGNMVKVLVRQAEEALMNKK, encoded by the coding sequence ATGGCACAATTTACCGATCAAGAAAAATTATTGCCCCGCACAGTATTGAGAGATCTTAAATATGAAGTTGCTAATGAAATTGGAGTTGCTCCCATTGTTGAAAAACGTGGTTGGGGTGGAACATCTTCCAGAGACTGTGGCCGGGTGGGAGGAAAAATGGGGGGTAATATGGTAAAAGTACTGGTTCGACAGGCCGAGGAGGCTTTAATGAATAAAAAATAG
- the surE gene encoding 5'/3'-nucleotidase SurE: MRFLVSNDDGIQAPGINALRKALEQIGDVTVVAPDRERSATGHGITVYRPLRAKKVEYQNSNSIGYAVDGTPADCVKLGLETLLKAPPDLVISGINLGPNLGTDVLYSGTVSAAYEGVINGVPAIAVSLNTWTNPNFDMAAKFIMEYVPHVLKHKLPQGILLNINVPHIEEPKGVRITRLGNRRYINVFDKRTDPRGRTYYWMAGEPENLDENDPTTDANAVKEGYVAVTPIEIDVTNYDFMKELQTWAINK, from the coding sequence ATGCGATTTTTAGTATCAAATGATGATGGCATACAAGCGCCTGGAATTAATGCGCTGCGGAAAGCCCTTGAGCAAATCGGTGATGTCACTGTGGTGGCACCAGATAGAGAACGAAGTGCCACTGGTCACGGTATTACTGTTTATCGACCCCTGCGGGCTAAGAAAGTTGAGTATCAAAACAGTAACAGTATAGGTTATGCGGTGGATGGAACCCCGGCTGACTGTGTTAAATTAGGGTTAGAGACTTTGTTAAAGGCACCACCGGATTTGGTTATTTCTGGAATTAATTTAGGTCCCAACCTAGGCACTGATGTGCTATATTCTGGTACAGTGTCGGCGGCATATGAAGGGGTTATCAATGGGGTTCCGGCAATTGCGGTCTCGTTAAACACTTGGACCAATCCTAACTTCGATATGGCTGCTAAGTTTATCATGGAATATGTACCCCATGTGCTAAAACACAAGTTACCACAGGGTATATTATTAAACATCAACGTTCCCCATATTGAAGAACCTAAGGGCGTAAGAATAACTAGACTAGGCAATAGGCGATATATTAACGTATTTGATAAGCGCACAGACCCTCGGGGACGAACCTATTACTGGATGGCTGGGGAACCGGAAAACCTTGATGAAAATGATCCCACCACCGATGCCAACGCAGTAAAAGAAGGGTATGTAGCCGTCACGCCCATAGAAATCGATGTCACCAATTACGACTTTATGAAGGAATTGCAAACTTGGGCCATTAACAAGTAA